In the genome of Myxococcales bacterium, one region contains:
- a CDS encoding TetR/AcrR family transcriptional regulator, producing MVYAPTHKPKTHARIVSVASKLFRAEGFRATGVDRLMSAAGLTRGGFYAHFRDKSALLLEALETAFDESSDNLFARGHEQLRGEDWVRAAARRYLSPAHRSEAAQGCAVPSLGAEVARAPAPARRVFGRRIAAVIDGMTERLGGGTQARRRAITLLSSWAGGILLSRATLDPKLSEEILAAVRAESAAPDRTRGRQGSGARR from the coding sequence ATGGTTTACGCCCCGACGCACAAACCGAAGACCCACGCCCGGATTGTCTCCGTGGCCTCGAAGCTGTTCCGCGCGGAGGGTTTCCGCGCAACAGGCGTCGACCGCTTGATGTCCGCTGCAGGGCTGACACGCGGCGGCTTCTACGCTCACTTCCGCGACAAGAGCGCACTCCTGCTCGAGGCGCTCGAGACCGCCTTCGACGAGTCGAGTGACAATCTGTTCGCGCGCGGCCACGAGCAGCTGCGCGGCGAGGACTGGGTGCGAGCGGCGGCGCGTCGTTACCTCTCGCCCGCGCACCGTAGCGAGGCGGCACAGGGCTGTGCCGTGCCGTCGTTGGGCGCGGAGGTCGCGCGCGCACCGGCCCCCGCGCGACGCGTGTTTGGGCGCCGCATCGCGGCTGTCATTGACGGCATGACCGAGCGTTTGGGGGGAGGAACCCAGGCGCGGCGGCGAGCCATCACTCTGCTGTCTTCCTGGGCCGGCGGCATACTCTTGTCCCGCGCGACCCTCGATCCGAAGCTGTCCGAAGAAATCCTGGCGGCGGTTCGCGCCGAGTCGGCGGCACCGGACCGAACGCGCGGTCGCCAAGGGTCCGGCGCCCGAAGATGA
- a CDS encoding radical SAM protein: protein MFDFANVLFAGPCNRACPFCIGNQLPASVNEPNLTVFPPRGLDAFVRAVNQHVVPEIVFTGTTSDPQLYRFEAELLALLRERLHPGARFSVHTNGVRVLSRLQVFNRYDRACISLPTLRPDIYEKMMGSREVPDLREIIRCARIPLKVSAVVNEHNADDIDTFIRECAGLGVRRFVVRRLFGDKRAWDILGGLRPLRHYRENPVFDYQGMEVTYWDFGDATSRSLNLFADGTLGDEYRLTETVQLRTQARPVASSRASVSLVSGEEIG from the coding sequence GTGTTTGATTTTGCCAACGTGCTCTTCGCCGGTCCTTGCAACCGCGCGTGCCCGTTCTGCATTGGCAACCAGCTGCCTGCGTCGGTGAACGAGCCCAACTTGACCGTTTTTCCGCCTCGAGGGCTCGATGCCTTCGTGCGGGCAGTCAACCAGCACGTCGTGCCCGAGATCGTGTTCACGGGCACGACGAGCGACCCCCAACTCTACCGCTTCGAGGCTGAGTTGCTGGCGCTCTTGCGCGAGCGACTCCACCCGGGAGCGCGCTTCTCGGTACACACCAACGGCGTGCGCGTGCTGAGCCGTTTGCAGGTCTTCAACCGCTACGACCGCGCTTGCATCTCGCTGCCGACGCTACGCCCCGACATCTACGAAAAGATGATGGGCTCGCGCGAGGTGCCGGATCTGCGTGAGATCATCCGGTGCGCCCGGATCCCGCTGAAGGTGTCGGCCGTCGTCAACGAGCACAACGCAGACGACATCGACACTTTCATCCGAGAGTGCGCGGGTCTGGGCGTGCGCCGCTTCGTCGTGCGTCGGCTGTTCGGGGACAAGCGCGCGTGGGACATTCTCGGCGGGCTGCGGCCGCTCCGGCACTATCGCGAGAACCCCGTGTTCGACTACCAGGGCATGGAGGTCACCTACTGGGACTTCGGGGATGCCACCTCGCGCAGCCTGAACCTCTTCGCCGACGGCACGCTGGGCGACGAGTATCGATTGACCGAGACCGTTCAGCTGCGGACGCAAGCGCGCCCGGTCGCTTCCTCCCGTGCCTCGGTCAGCCTGGTGTCAGGCGAGGAAATCGGTTGA
- a CDS encoding VOC family protein produces the protein MTHHNIGRVVWREIMTDDTQKTKGFYGELFGWKFEDMDMGGSTYTIIKLGDIGIGGLMKKPMPQAPTAWLSYVSVTDADTIAKSAATEGGNVVMPPMSIPDVGRIVVFTDFAGAAIAALQADSAGDPLPERPGVGAFCWETLATSDPERAKAFYAKVFGWQTHAGPTAEMLVLGTEKSQVADVQKAENMPPNWLTYVHVEKLAAANERVTKLGGKVLMPLIEVPQVGKISAVQDPSGAVLGLFEPNMN, from the coding sequence ATGACGCATCACAACATCGGCCGCGTCGTCTGGCGCGAGATCATGACGGACGACACCCAGAAGACCAAGGGCTTTTATGGCGAGCTCTTCGGTTGGAAGTTCGAAGACATGGACATGGGGGGCTCGACGTACACCATCATCAAGCTGGGTGACATTGGTATCGGTGGGTTGATGAAAAAGCCGATGCCCCAAGCGCCAACGGCCTGGCTGAGCTACGTCTCGGTCACGGACGCTGACACGATCGCCAAGAGCGCGGCGACAGAGGGAGGCAACGTCGTGATGCCGCCAATGAGCATCCCCGACGTGGGACGCATCGTGGTGTTCACGGACTTCGCAGGCGCCGCGATTGCTGCGCTTCAGGCCGACAGCGCTGGGGATCCCTTGCCGGAACGGCCTGGGGTCGGCGCGTTCTGCTGGGAGACCCTCGCGACCAGCGATCCCGAGCGAGCCAAGGCGTTCTACGCCAAGGTTTTCGGCTGGCAGACCCACGCGGGACCAACGGCTGAGATGCTGGTGCTCGGCACCGAGAAGAGCCAGGTCGCCGACGTGCAAAAAGCCGAGAACATGCCGCCGAACTGGCTCACCTACGTGCACGTCGAAAAACTCGCGGCGGCCAACGAACGGGTGACCAAACTCGGAGGCAAGGTGTTGATGCCGCTGATCGAGGTGCCCCAGGTCGGGAAGATCTCCGCCGTTCAGGACCCGAGCGGCGCCGTGCTCGGCCTGTTCGAGCCCAACATGAACTGA
- a CDS encoding radical SAM protein has translation MSPKGWVPPAPADRERLPPEQVFDAGLLNHHISNTAYPIAHDRTFAPYRIREADQRAVIRHAFADIRDLGLYVHIPFCETRCAFCEYTVVRREESELAREYVDALLGELELWDAEIELGSRRFHGLDLGGGTPTFLPLEQIARVLEAVRRKVHFRSGDVSIETTPRIAAREPDKIAGLPRLGIDRISMGVQVSETKLLADLGRADNGVAEQRRAAENILGAGFRRFNVDLMYGFANQTLDGWRATLEHAIRLGPDAITLYRMRYKLTRISHQAGAVTLEHVRPLAELAKRVLGDAGFAANPGKTTLSRIPGDVGTSSYLAQRVRAGMPYLGLGLGAQSYSHTTLSYNDGAVGKNLTPYLRSVARGRLPLQDLYDLPLAHAMGKMCAVSFYFGEIDLAAFSAKFGLELEQAFPSEVAFAKGRGLMTQTARSLALTPLGAHSVNGVIALFFAPSIQRYLVERDPSAAGDFVRQRNLALRVAGPEAAGV, from the coding sequence GTGAGCCCAAAGGGGTGGGTACCGCCGGCCCCGGCCGACCGTGAGCGACTGCCGCCGGAGCAGGTGTTCGACGCTGGGCTCCTCAATCACCACATCTCGAACACTGCTTACCCCATCGCGCACGATCGTACCTTTGCGCCGTATCGAATCCGAGAGGCCGACCAGCGCGCCGTGATACGGCACGCTTTCGCCGATATCCGAGATCTCGGCCTCTACGTCCACATTCCGTTCTGCGAGACTCGCTGCGCCTTCTGCGAGTACACCGTCGTGCGGCGCGAGGAGTCGGAGCTCGCCCGAGAGTACGTCGATGCTCTGCTGGGTGAGCTCGAGCTGTGGGACGCGGAAATCGAGCTCGGCTCGAGGCGATTTCACGGCCTCGATCTCGGCGGCGGGACCCCGACGTTCTTGCCGCTCGAGCAAATCGCGCGGGTGCTCGAGGCGGTCCGCCGCAAGGTGCACTTCCGCTCCGGTGACGTTTCCATCGAGACCACGCCGCGCATCGCCGCGCGTGAGCCGGACAAGATCGCCGGGCTGCCTCGCCTCGGCATCGATCGCATCAGCATGGGCGTTCAGGTCTCGGAGACCAAACTGCTGGCCGACCTCGGGCGTGCCGACAACGGGGTGGCGGAACAGCGACGAGCCGCAGAGAACATCCTCGGCGCGGGGTTCCGACGCTTCAACGTCGATCTCATGTACGGGTTTGCGAACCAGACGCTCGACGGTTGGCGAGCGACGCTCGAGCATGCCATTCGGCTTGGACCGGACGCCATCACGCTCTACCGCATGCGCTACAAACTCACGCGCATCTCGCACCAGGCGGGGGCGGTCACGCTCGAGCACGTGCGGCCCCTGGCCGAGCTCGCCAAGCGGGTGCTCGGCGACGCCGGGTTCGCCGCCAACCCCGGCAAGACGACCCTCAGCCGCATCCCGGGCGACGTCGGGACGTCCAGCTACCTGGCCCAGCGAGTTCGCGCGGGGATGCCGTACCTCGGGCTCGGGCTCGGCGCCCAGAGTTATTCCCACACCACGCTCTCGTACAACGACGGCGCCGTCGGCAAGAACCTCACGCCCTACTTGCGCAGCGTCGCCCGCGGTCGACTGCCACTTCAGGACCTCTACGACCTGCCGCTCGCGCACGCCATGGGCAAGATGTGTGCGGTCAGCTTCTACTTCGGTGAGATCGATCTCGCGGCGTTCAGCGCCAAATTCGGCCTCGAGCTCGAGCAGGCGTTCCCCTCCGAGGTCGCCTTCGCGAAGGGGCGAGGGTTGATGACGCAGACCGCCCGATCGCTGGCACTCACACCGCTCGGCGCGCACAGCGTGAACGGGGTGATTGCACTATTTTTCGCCCCGAGCATTCAGCGTTACCTGGTCGAGCGCGATCCCAGCGCAGCGGGTGACTTCGTGAGGCAGCGCAACCTGGCCTTGCGCGTCGCAGGTCCGGAGGCAGCCGGTGTTTGA